In the Maribacter sp. MJ134 genome, one interval contains:
- a CDS encoding gliding motility-associated C-terminal domain-containing protein — translation MNLLEVAKYIGINSSILTKILSYIVIGFLLLATQNTYGQDADQDGIVDANDLDDDNDGILDTDECGALIDVFISLENFETAGFVSDAAVNDPNCQIPGCNLNPRGGSVLIGDTATITCWNPTTGVVEGTKGAHPTPTGNALVFNAFISPTGPMDDSTCNGIGDQNGNGRFGEIAAISNIPVTVGTTYSVAIYAAEITNTDPFTDSYRFRFYIAGTNTLAGIPDFPLNNITQGNQNWQLNETDFTATATQNIDIVLIQTIERGNGSDIVLDAFSIIERVCSLDTDNDGILDVRDLDSDNDGCPDALEGNGGFEFNDLQPNQSLAGTVDTNGIPTLTNGGQQSDSNQNADVRSYACCLSDFDNDGVCDDIDFDDDNDGILDTEECQLPELLNFDINSFTLLPPFTEANNCTQGIWFNAAPLYSIGQPNDICFDPGATPGTITDYTTGSETTGTILGIQAGPGNDFISVLSFNQNLQANTNYQLSLAHMIWSRSDAPIESTRGIIQIVINGVVVNTYQGTPGLPFGAWELGTLNFNTGTITNTTIEIQIRRGPDASGNDYMLDDVILRQLDAVCTIDTDGDGITNDKDLDSDNDGCADALEGTLSLDFSSLNPDGSLNGAVDANGVPVIANGGQGTVSSTDANTRSTVCEDLCSRTVQNQDTNLGSGRTAIGSADPNWTVEWVSVANDFAFAPGNDGDVRAAYVSPRFVQTTNGTRWITSELLLDSRTRDDADGDGDINENNGPRTGPTGDAVRLVYETTITLPNTVIPASVSAVANISSDNTHRISVNGVSDSDTFIVDGFNNIRSTVFNSGWRPGINTIQIEVNSTGGPVALLVEEILVSYQENYEPITQANLNIVNCDDNATPSDGTDDILNIELNPTGNQPNGSYSVQIDGGLTITPAIGNYAQTTSFEITGITDTLTTYTITLTDNQDSDCEFIVQFDARSCSDQCTLDNANETILGCDGNGTPSDPSDDSFAISLNPQGLRLGANYTVSVDGGLSVTPTTASYGTTTNFTFTGLTDTDTTYTLTITDENDAACALPLSFQARTCSDQCTLDNANETILGCDGNGTPSDPSDDSFAISLNPQGLRLGANYTVSVDGGLNVTPTTASYGTTTNFTFTGLTDTDTTYTLTITDENDAACALPLSFQARTCSDQCTLDNANETILGCDGNGTPSDPSDDSFAISLNPQGLRLGANYTVSVDGGLSVTPTTASYGTTTNFTFTGLTDTDTTYTLTITDENDAACALPLSFQARTCSDQCTLDNANETILGCDGNGTPSDPSDDSFAISLNPQGLRLGANYTVSVDGGLSVTPTTASYGTTTNFTFTGLTDTDTTYTLTITDENDAACALPLSFQARTCSDQCTLDNANETILGCDGNGTPSDPSDDSFAISLNPQGLRLGANYTVSVDGGLNVTPTTASYGTTTNFTFTGLTDTDTTYTLTITDENDAACALPISFQARTCSDQCTLDNANETILGCDGNGTPSDPSDDSFAISLNPQGLRLGANYTVSVDGGLSVTPTTASYGTTTNFTFTGLTDTDTTYTLTITDENDAACALPLSFQARTCSDQCTLDNANETILGCDGNGTPSDPSDDSFAISLNPQGLRLGANYTVSVDGGLNVTPTTASYGTTTNFTFTGLTDTDTTYTLTITDENDAACALPLSFQARTCSDQCTLDNANETILGCDGNGTPSDPSDDSFAISLNPQGLRLGANYTVSVDGGLNVTPTTASYGTTTNFTFTGLTDTDTTYTLTITDENDAACALPISFQARTCSDQCNIDDFNLTIIGCNDNGTPYETQNEDDFIEFSLSVSGNNTGDLYFITYNGEGSVEPSSGTFNSTAQFRLSTGTADGITAHSVTITSANSDDCELTLPIDVLESCSTIPLPKVTNDLIDSNRIDLEILNISGIENFPENLVKIYNRWGAIVYEVRNYDNRENSFNGKANTKLIVSQDENLPNGVYFYVIEFKIGTDDYQKISGYLYKK, via the coding sequence ATGAACCTTTTGGAAGTAGCAAAATATATTGGAATAAACAGCTCAATTCTAACAAAAATTTTATCCTATATTGTTATTGGATTTCTATTGCTAGCAACGCAAAATACGTATGGACAAGATGCCGACCAAGATGGCATTGTTGATGCAAACGATTTAGATGATGATAATGACGGTATTCTTGATACCGATGAATGTGGAGCTCTTATAGATGTATTCATAAGTCTAGAAAATTTTGAAACTGCAGGTTTTGTTAGTGATGCGGCCGTAAACGACCCAAACTGCCAAATTCCCGGATGTAACTTAAATCCGAGAGGTGGTAGTGTCCTGATAGGAGATACCGCTACCATAACTTGCTGGAACCCCACTACTGGAGTTGTCGAAGGTACTAAAGGAGCACACCCTACCCCTACAGGAAATGCACTCGTTTTCAATGCGTTCATTTCACCTACAGGACCAATGGACGACTCAACGTGTAACGGTATTGGCGACCAGAACGGTAATGGTAGATTTGGTGAAATTGCGGCAATATCAAATATACCCGTAACCGTTGGCACCACTTACTCAGTAGCCATATACGCTGCAGAAATTACCAATACCGACCCCTTTACGGACTCCTATAGATTTCGTTTTTATATTGCAGGAACCAATACACTCGCCGGCATACCGGATTTTCCCCTTAATAATATAACCCAGGGCAATCAAAATTGGCAACTGAACGAAACCGACTTCACGGCGACCGCTACACAGAACATAGATATCGTATTGATTCAAACTATAGAAAGAGGTAATGGCTCAGATATAGTTCTTGACGCTTTCAGTATTATAGAACGTGTATGCTCCCTTGATACCGATAACGACGGTATATTGGACGTAAGAGACCTTGACTCGGACAATGATGGTTGCCCGGATGCGCTAGAGGGTAACGGCGGTTTTGAATTTAATGACTTACAACCGAATCAAAGCTTGGCGGGTACAGTAGATACCAATGGTATACCAACGCTCACCAATGGCGGGCAACAATCGGATTCTAACCAAAATGCAGACGTTAGAAGTTACGCCTGTTGTCTAAGCGATTTTGATAATGATGGTGTTTGCGATGATATTGATTTTGATGATGACAACGATGGAATATTGGATACGGAAGAATGTCAGTTACCAGAATTACTAAATTTCGACATAAATAGCTTTACACTCCTGCCACCATTCACCGAGGCAAATAATTGCACACAAGGCATATGGTTCAATGCTGCCCCTTTGTATAGTATAGGACAGCCTAACGATATATGTTTTGACCCTGGCGCAACTCCTGGTACCATTACCGACTACACCACGGGGTCTGAGACAACAGGTACAATTTTAGGAATACAGGCCGGCCCTGGCAATGATTTTATCTCAGTACTGAGTTTTAACCAAAACTTACAGGCCAATACAAATTATCAGTTAAGTCTTGCGCATATGATTTGGTCAAGATCAGATGCCCCTATAGAGAGTACTAGGGGTATTATTCAAATAGTAATAAATGGTGTCGTAGTCAACACTTATCAAGGAACTCCTGGCCTGCCTTTTGGTGCTTGGGAATTGGGAACGCTAAACTTTAATACAGGTACGATTACCAATACCACAATAGAAATACAGATAAGAAGAGGGCCAGATGCTTCTGGTAATGATTATATGCTAGATGATGTTATATTACGCCAATTAGATGCAGTTTGCACTATTGATACGGATGGAGACGGTATCACCAACGACAAAGATCTTGATTCTGACAACGACGGTTGTGCCGATGCGTTGGAAGGTACTTTGTCTTTGGATTTTAGCAGCTTAAATCCAGATGGTAGTTTAAATGGTGCTGTTGATGCTAACGGGGTTCCGGTTATAGCAAATGGGGGTCAAGGTACCGTATCATCTACAGACGCCAACACTCGTTCTACGGTATGTGAAGATTTATGTTCTAGAACAGTTCAGAACCAAGATACGAACCTTGGCTCGGGCAGAACTGCCATAGGCAGCGCAGATCCCAATTGGACGGTTGAATGGGTATCTGTAGCGAATGACTTTGCCTTTGCTCCCGGTAATGACGGCGATGTCAGAGCAGCCTATGTTAGCCCAAGGTTTGTACAAACTACTAACGGTACTAGGTGGATTACCAGTGAATTGCTCTTAGACTCTAGAACTCGAGATGATGCGGACGGAGATGGTGATATTAACGAAAATAATGGACCGAGAACCGGCCCAACGGGAGATGCGGTTCGCTTGGTATATGAAACAACGATCACCCTGCCCAATACGGTCATACCCGCTTCTGTTTCCGCTGTGGCTAATATCTCTTCCGATAATACGCATAGAATCAGCGTAAACGGAGTGAGCGATAGTGATACCTTTATAGTAGATGGATTTAATAATATACGGTCCACCGTATTCAATAGCGGTTGGAGACCTGGAATAAATACCATCCAAATTGAAGTTAATTCAACCGGAGGGCCCGTAGCCTTATTGGTAGAGGAGATTCTTGTCTCCTATCAAGAAAATTACGAACCCATAACCCAAGCCAATCTTAATATTGTCAACTGTGATGATAATGCCACTCCTTCGGACGGCACTGATGATATTCTCAACATAGAGCTTAATCCTACCGGAAATCAACCCAATGGAAGTTATAGTGTGCAAATCGACGGAGGACTTACCATAACACCGGCCATAGGAAACTATGCCCAAACGACTTCATTCGAAATTACAGGTATTACAGATACTTTAACGACTTATACCATTACGTTAACGGATAACCAAGATTCGGATTGCGAATTTATAGTACAATTCGACGCGCGTTCCTGCTCCGACCAATGTACCCTGGACAACGCCAACGAAACCATCCTGGGATGTGACGGCAACGGAACACCATCCGACCCCTCGGACGACAGTTTCGCCATAAGCCTGAACCCACAGGGACTAAGGTTGGGCGCGAACTATACCGTGAGCGTGGACGGAGGTCTTAGCGTTACACCTACCACGGCAAGCTACGGAACGACCACGAACTTCACCTTCACGGGACTAACCGACACGGATACCACGTATACCCTGACCATTACGGACGAAAACGACGCCGCATGCGCATTGCCACTATCATTTCAGGCAAGAACATGCTCCGACCAGTGTACCCTGGACAACGCCAACGAAACCATCCTGGGATGTGACGGCAACGGAACACCATCCGACCCCTCGGACGACAGTTTCGCCATAAGCCTGAACCCACAGGGACTAAGGTTGGGCGCGAACTATACCGTGAGCGTGGACGGAGGTCTTAACGTTACACCTACCACGGCAAGCTACGGAACGACCACGAACTTCACCTTCACGGGACTAACCGACACGGATACCACGTATACCCTGACCATTACGGACGAAAACGACGCCGCATGCGCATTGCCACTATCATTTCAGGCAAGAACATGCTCCGACCAGTGTACCCTGGACAACGCCAACGAAACCATCCTGGGATGTGACGGCAACGGAACACCCTCCGACCCCTCGGACGACAGTTTCGCCATAAGCCTGAACCCACAGGGACTAAGGTTGGGCGCGAACTATACCGTGAGCGTGGACGGAGGTCTTAGCGTTACACCTACCACGGCAAGCTACGGAACGACCACGAACTTCACCTTCACGGGACTAACCGACACGGATACCACGTATACCCTGACCATTACGGACGAAAACGACGCCGCATGCGCATTGCCACTATCATTTCAGGCAAGAACATGCTCCGACCAGTGTACCCTGGACAACGCCAACGAAACCATCCTGGGATGTGACGGCAACGGAACACCATCCGACCCCTCGGACGACAGTTTCGCCATAAGCCTGAACCCACAGGGACTAAGGTTGGGCGCGAACTATACCGTGAGCGTGGACGGAGGTCTTAGCGTTACCCCTACAACGGCAAGCTACGGAACGACCACGAACTTCACCTTCACGGGACTAACCGACACGGATACCACGTATACCCTGACCATTACGGACGAAAACGACGCCGCATGCGCATTGCCACTATCATTTCAGGCAAGAACATGCTCCGACCAGTGTACCCTGGACAACGCCAACGAAACCATCCTGGGATGTGACGGCAACGGAACACCCTCCGACCCCTCGGACGACAGTTTCGCCATAAGCCTGAACCCACAGGGACTAAGGTTGGGCGCGAACTATACCGTGAGCGTGGACGGAGGTCTTAACGTTACACCTACCACGGCAAGCTACGGAACGACCACGAACTTCACCTTCACGGGACTAACCGACACGGATACCACGTATACCCTGACCATTACGGACGAAAACGACGCCGCATGCGCATTGCCCATATCCTTTCAGGCAAGAACATGCTCCGACCAATGTACCCTGGACAACGCCAACGAAACCATCCTGGGATGTGACGGCAACGGAACACCATCCGACCCCTCGGACGACAGTTTCGCCATAAGCCTGAACCCACAGGGACTAAGGTTGGGCGCGAACTATACCGTGAGCGTGGACGGAGGTCTTAGCGTTACCCCTACAACGGCAAGCTACGGAACGACCACGAACTTCACCTTCACGGGACTAACCGACACGGATACCACGTATACCCTGACCATTACGGACGAAAACGACGCCGCATGCGCATTGCCACTATCATTTCAGGCAAGAACATGCTCCGACCAGTGTACCCTGGACAACGCCAACGAAACCATCCTGGGATGTGACGGCAACGGAACACCCTCCGACCCCTCGGACGACAGTTTCGCCATAAGCCTGAACCCACAGGGACTAAGGTTGGGCGCGAACTATACCGTGAGCGTGGACGGAGGTCTTAACGTTACACCTACCACGGCAAGCTACGGAACGACCACGAACTTCACCTTCACGGGACTAACCGACACGGATACCACGTATACCCTGACCATTACGGACGAAAACGACGCCGCATGCGCATTGCCACTATCATTTCAGGCAAGAACATGCTCCGACCAGTGTACCCTGGACAACGCCAACGAAACCATCCTGGGATGTGACGGCAACGGAACACCATCCGACCCCTCGGACGACAGTTTCGCCATAAGCCTGAACCCACAGGGACTAAGGTTGGGCGCGAACTATACCGTGAGCGTGGACGGAGGTCTTAACGTTACACCTACCACGGCAAGCTACGGAACGACCACGAACTTCACCTTCACGGGACTAACCGACACGGATACCACGTATACCCTGACCATTACGGACGAAAACGACGCCGCATGCGCATTGCCCATATCCTTTCAGGCAAGAACATGCTCCGACCAATGTAACATAGATGATTTTAATCTCACGATTATAGGATGTAACGATAATGGAACTCCCTATGAAACACAAAATGAGGATGATTTTATAGAGTTTAGTCTCTCAGTTAGCGGAAATAATACCGGAGACCTTTATTTTATTACGTATAATGGAGAAGGCTCCGTTGAACCTAGTTCGGGAACGTTCAATAGTACGGCACAATTCAGATTAAGCACAGGAACAGCAGACGGTATTACAGCTCACAGTGTTACCATTACAAGTGCAAACAGTGATGATTGTGAATTGACCCTACCCATTGATGTCTTGGAAAGTTGTTCAACTATTCCATTACCTAAAGTAACAAATGACCTGATTGACTCCAATAGGATAGATTTAGAAATATTGAATATTTCAGGTATTGAAAATTTTCCCGAGAACCTGGTGAAGATATATAATAGATGGGGTGCTATAGTTTATGAAGTACGTAACTACGATAATCGTGAAAATTCATTTAATGGCAAAGCCAATACTAAATTAATCGTTAGCCAAGACGAGAATTTACCCAATGGAGTTTATTTCTACGTAATAGAATTTAAAATAGGCACAGATGATTACCAAAAAATTAGTGGATACCTCTACAAAAAGTAA